A portion of the Lampris incognitus isolate fLamInc1 chromosome 9, fLamInc1.hap2, whole genome shotgun sequence genome contains these proteins:
- the gbp gene encoding glycogen synthase kinase binding protein, with product MPCRKENYIFLEQSVTVDSKEVDALVTKIGEALQLHNNSASQKTMSCLHGLTGGGGGVSGVKQANSINNGAALQKRNGCCMRLRSRGHRSSRSSPYNIPGSSDQEWDHIKPWNKTRIDVDEDDPHRLLEELILSGNLIKEAVRRLQFSAADCGDFSKTADNVSC from the coding sequence atgcccTGTCGAAAGGAGAACTACATCTTCTTGGAGCAATCCGTCACCGTCGACTCGAAAGAAGTGGACGCGCTGGTGACAAAAATCGGCGAGGCACTGCAGCTCCACAACAATAGCGCTAGCCAAAAGACGATGTCCTGTCTCCATGGTCtcaccggcggcggcggcggcgtcagCGGCGTCAAACAGGCCAACAGCATCAACAACGGCGCGGCGCTGCAAAAGCGCAACGGCTGCTGCATGCGGCTCCGGAGCCGGGGACACCGAAGCAGCAGGTCTAGCCCGTACAACATCCCCGGGTCTAGCGACCAGGAGTGGGACCATATTAAACCCTGGAACAAAACGAGGATCGACGTCGACGAGGACGACCCGCATCGGCTGCTTGAGGAGCTGATTTTGTCGGGGAATCTTATCAAGGAGGCCGTCAGGAGGCTGCAGTTCTCCGCCGCGGACTGTGGGGATTTTTCTAAGACCGCCGACAATGTGTCGTGCTGA